In Labrus bergylta chromosome 1, fLabBer1.1, whole genome shotgun sequence, one genomic interval encodes:
- the LOC109991509 gene encoding solute carrier family 22 member 7, which translates to MKFENILADINGFGRFQIMIIVISFIGRFTLPCHFMLNNFIAAVPSHHCDIRSLDEEDIFRSLSPADKLFVSIPVQEDGTPNSCQMFAEPQYHLLLNSSNITELPTVSCQNGWVYDNSTFKSTLTSEWDLVCDRRGKNKATATIFFVGVMFGAMSFGSLSDRYGRRIMLLVSYVTGMLFAIASAFSTSYVMFVVLRFFTGFCITGIVIVSAVLSVEWVDIEHRKLVGVIDSLSWTFGNTAFAAIAYFVNDWRWLVVSVSSPLVLGIITWRWMPESARWLIANGKLEQAQVYLKNCAQMNKREDSTDSLKIETLSTIVVTEKRERTYSYLDLIRTPKMRRLAFSTGILWFCVANSFYGISFNITGFGLNIYLTQFTYALVELPAKVSVYYLLDKIGRRRTEVGSLFLAAVCLGINILVPKDMSVVRTVVAVIGKGFSSASFGTVVLYSSELYPTVVRQNGMGWNSFMARLGVAVAPLILLLDEVWRDLPQVVLCLMALLGGMVARTLSETRNKCLPETIEDIEQHW; encoded by the exons ATGAAGTTTGAGAACATTCTCGCAGATATCAATGGATTTGGAAGGTTTCAGATCATGATCATTGTGATCAGCTTCATTGGCCGTTTCACTCTTCCCTGTCACTTCATGCTCAACAACTTCATCGCTGCTGTTCCCTCTCACCACTGTGACATCAGATCTCTGGACGAAGAAGACATTTTTAGGAGTTTATCCCCGGCGGACAAGCTTTTTGTGAGTATTCCTGTGCAGGAGGATGGGACTCCAAACTCCTGTCAGATGTTTGCAGAGCCGCAGTATCACCTGCTGCTCAACTCCTCCAACATCACTGAACTACCCACAGTGTCGTGCCAGAATGGATGGGTGTACGATAACTCTACTTTTAAGTCTACTCTGACTTCAGAG TGGGACCTGGTGTGTGATAGGAGAGGTAAAAACAAAGCGACCGCTACCATCTTCTTTGTTGGAGTGATGTTTGGAGCCATGTCGTTTGGTAGTCTGAGTGACAG GTATGGGCGGAGGATCATGCTGCTGGTGTCCTATGTGACTGGAATGCTCTTTGCCATTGCAAGTGCTTTTTCTACATCCTACGTGATGTTTGTGGTGCTGAGGTTCTTCACTGGGTTTTGCATCACAGGCATCGTCATAGTCTCGGCAGTCCTCA GTGTAGAGTGGGTGGACATTGAGCACAGGAAACTTGTGGGAGTAATCGACAGCTTATCCTGGACCTTTGGGAACACAGCATTTGCTGCTATCGCTTACTTTGTGAATGACTGGAGATGGCTGGTTGTTAGCGTCAGCTCACCTCTGGTCCTGGGCATCATCACCTGGAG GTGGATGCCAGAATCAGCAAGGTGGCTTATAGCCAATGGGAAACTGGAGCAGGCTCAGGTGTATTTGAAAAACTGTGCCCAGATGAACAAAAGAGAGGATTCAACAGACTCTCTGAAAATTGAG ACACTTTCCACCATTGTAGTGACTGAAAAAAGAGAGCGCACCTACTCCTACCTGGATCTGATACGAACACCGAAAATGAGGAGACTAGCCTTCAGCACTGGTATACTGTG GTTTTGTGTGGCCAATTCTTTTTACGGCATCAGCTTTAACATCACAGGCTTCGGGCTCAACATCTACCTCACTCAGTTCACTTATGCTTTGGTTGAACTACCGGCCAAAGTATCCGTTTATTACTTACTGGATAAGATAGGCAGGCGGAGGACTGAGGTGGGATCTCTTTTTCTGGCTGCTGTCTGTCTTGGCATCAACATTTTAGTACCTAAAG ACATGTCCGTGGTGAGGACAGTGGTAGCCGTCATTGGAAAAGGGTTTTCTTCAGCATCGTTTGGCACTGTGGTTCTCTACAGTTCAGAGCTCTATCCCACTGTAGTGAG GCAGAATGGTATGGGCTGGAACTCGTTCATGGCTCGTCTGGGTGTGGCTGTGGCTCCTCTGATCCTCTTACTGGACGAGGTGTGGAGAGACCTGCCGCAGGTGGTCCTGTGTCTCATGGCTTTACTGGGAGGAATGGTGGCAAGAACGCTGTCAGAGACACGCAACAAGTGCCTGCCAGAGACCATAGAGGACATTGAACAGCACTGGTAG
- the LOC109991531 gene encoding ATP-dependent RNA helicase DHX15, with product MSKRHRLDLGDDYSSTKKRSEGRDRDRDRDREDRSRDKDRDRDRDRDRDRDRDSKPASAAPNSTPTVPLLVPLKQMAMHQQINPFTNLPHTPRYYEILKKRLQLPVWEYKESFSDIITRNQSFVLVGETGSGKTTQIPQWCVDMVRGLPGPKRAVACTQPRRVAAMSVAQRVADEMDVMLGQEVGYSIRFEDCSSAKTILKYMTDGMLLREAMNDPLLERYGVIILDEAHERTLATDILMGVLKEVVRQRADLKVIVMSATLDAGKFQVYFDSCPLLTIPGRTHPVEIFYTPEPERDYLEAAIRTVIQIHMCEEEEGDCLLFLTGQEEIDEACKRIKREVDDLGPEVGDIKIIPLYSTLPPQQQQRIFEPPPPRKPNGAIGRKVVVSTNIAETSLTIDGVVFVIDPGFAKQKVYNPRIRVESLLVTAISKASAQQRAGRAGRTRPGKCFRLYTEKAYKTEMQDNTYPEILRSNLGSVVLQLKKLGIDDLVHFDFMDPPAPETLMRALELLNYLAALNDDGDLTELGSMMAEFPLDPQLAKMVIASCEFNCSNEILSITAMLSVPQCFVRPTEAKKAADESKMRFAHIDGDHLTLLNVYHAFKQNHESNQWCYDNFVNYRSLMSADNVRQQLSRIMDRFNLPRRSTEFTSRDYYINIRRALCTGFFMQVAHLERTGHYLTVKDNQVVQLHPSTVLDHKPEWVLYNEFVLTTKNYIRTCTDIKPEWLVKIAPQYYEMSNFPQCEAKRQLERIVAKLESKEYSQY from the exons gagagacagagaccgtGATAGAGACCGCGAGGACCGCTCCAGGGACAAGGACCGAGATCGGGACCGGGACAGGGACCGGGACCGTGATAGAGATTCGAAGCCCGCTAGTGCAGCACCTAACAGCACGCCAACTGTGCCATTATTGGTACCCTTAAAGCAGATGGCCATGCACCAGCAGATTAACCCATTCACCAACTTGCCGCATACACCTCGCTACTACGAGATCCTAAAGAAGAGGTTACAGCTTCCAGTGTGGGAGTACAAGGAAAGCTTCAGCGATATTATTACAAGGAATCAGAGCTTTGTCCTTGTAGGAGAGACCGGCTCTGGAAAAACAACTCAG ATCCCACAATGGTGTGTGGACATGGTGAGGGGCTTGCCTGGTCCTAAGAGAGCGGTAGCCTGTACTCAGCCCAGGAGAGTGGCTGCTATGAGCGTGGCTCAAAGGGTGGCAGACGAAATGGACGTCATGCTCGGGCAAGAAGTGGGTTACTCCATCAGGTTTGAGGACTGTAGCTCCGCCAAGACTATACTCAA GTACATGACCGATGGTATGTTGCTAAGAGAGGCTATGAATGACCCGCTGCTGGAGCGATATGGAGTCATCATTCTCGATGAGGCCCACGAGAGAACTCTGGCCACAGATATCCTGATGGGGGTCCTTAAGGAGGTGGTGCGTCAAAGGGCAGATCTGAag GTGATCGTCATGAGTGCCACGCTAGATGCCGGAAAGTTTCAGGTGTACTTTGACAGCTGTCCCCTCCTGACTATTCCTGGGCGCACGCACCCTGTAGAGATTTTTTACACTCCCGAACCAGAGCGTGACTACCTAGAGGCAGCAATCCGCACTGTCATCCAGATTCACatgtgtgaagaagaagaaggagactGCCTTCTGTTTCTCACTGGTCAAGAG GAAATTGACGAGGCCTGTAAACGGATCAAGCGTGAGGTAGACGACCTCGGACCCGAGGTTGGAGACATCAAAATCATTCCACTGTATTCCACGTTACCACCACAACAGCAGCAAAGGATCTTTGAGCCACCTCCTCCAAGAAAGCCCAATGGTGCTATAGGAAGAAAG GTTGTGGTTTCAACAAACATTGCTGAGACTTCTCTGACTATTGACGGTGTAGTGTTTGTCATCGATCCTGGATTTGCAAAGCAAAAG GTTTACAATCCTCGTATCAGGGTGGAGTCCCTGCTCGTCACAGCCATCAGTAAAGCTTCTGCCCAGCAGAGGGCAGGACGAGCCGGCAGGACACGACCAGGAAAATGTTTCCGCCTCTACACAGAGAAGGCCTATAAAACAGAGATGCAG GATAACACGTACCCTGAGATTCTTCGATCCAACTTGGGGTCTGTTGTGCTGCAGCTGAAGAAGCTGGGTATCGATGATCTTGTACACTTCGACTTCATGGATCCACCAG ctcctgaGACACTGATGAGGGCCCTCGAGCTGCTGAACTACCTGGCTGCTCTGAACGATGACGGAGACCTGACTGAGCTGGGCTCCATGATGGCTGAGTTTCCTCTGGACCCCCAGCTGGCAAAGATGGTCATTGCCAGCTGCGAGTTTAACTGCTCAAACGAGATCCTTTCCATTACTGCCATGCTGTCAG TCCCACAGTGTTTTGTCCGCCCCACGGAGGCTAAGAAGGCAGCAGACGAGTCCAAGATGAGGTTTGCTCACATCGACGGGGACCACTTGACGCTGCTCAACGTCTACCACGCCTTCAAACAGA ACCATGAGTCTAACCAGTGGTGCTACGACAACTTTGTCAACTACCGCTCACTGATGTCTGCTGACAACGTGCGGCAGCAGCTCTCCAGGATCATGGACCGTTTTAACCTGCCGCGCCGGAGCACAGAGTTCACCAGCAGAGATTATTACATCAACATCCGCCGAGCGCTCTGCACCGGCTTCTTCATGCAG GTGGCTCATTTAGAGCGCACAGGTCATTACCTCACAGTCAAAGACAACCAAGTGGTCCAGCTGCACCCATCTACAGTCCTGGACCACAAACCTGAGTGGGTGCTCTACAACGAATTTGTCCTGACCACCAAAAACTACATCCGCACTTGCACAGACATCAAACCAGAGTG GCTGGTGAAGATTGCCCCCCAGTACTATGAAATGAGTAACTTCCCACAGTGTGAAGCCAAACGACAGCTGGAGCGCATCGTTGCCAAACTAGAAAGCAAGGAGTATTCCCAGTACTGA